The Mycolicibacterium mucogenicum DSM 44124 genomic sequence ACCGAGTGCAGCGCGTTGTTGCGGAGATGAAAGCCGTTCTGCGGCAACGTGAATTGACCTTCAAAGAGCTCCGTATCGGGTCGATCGCCAGTTACCGGCAGTTGCGTGAAGATCCGAATCATCCGGCGTCGCAGGATCCGTTCGGTGACGTCTACCTGATCATCGACGGCTGGCCGGCATTCATCGGTGAGTTCCCGGACCTCGAGCCGGTGGTCCAGGACCTTGCCGGTCAGGGCCTGGCGTTCGGTGTGCACGTCATCATCTCGACGCCGCGCTGGACGGAGCTGAAATCGCGCGTCCGCGACTACCTGGGTACCAAGGTGGAGTTCCGCCTCGGTGACGTCAACGAGACGCAGATCGACCGCATCACCCGTGACATCCCGCCGAACCGCCCCGGTCGGGCGGTGTCGATGGAGAAGCACCACCTGATGATCGGCGTGCCCCGCATGGACGGCGTGCACAGCGCGGACGACCTGGTGCCGGCCATCACGGCGGCCGTCGACCACATCGCGTCGCTGCACACCGATATGGCACCGCGGGTTCGCGTGCTGCCCGAGCGGATCTACCTGCACGAACTCGACCCCAACCCGCCCGGACCGGAGAACGACTACCGGACCCGCTGGACAGTGCCGGTGGGTGTGCGCGAATCCGACCTCTCGGTGGCGTACAACCACATGTACAACACACCGCACCAGCTCATCTTCGGTGCGCCGAAGTCGGGCAAGACCACCATTGCGCACGCGGTGGCGGAGGCGATCTGCAAGCGCAACAGCCCCGATCAGGTGCGGTTCATGCTGGCGGACTTCCGCTCGGGCCTGCTCGACGCGGTGCCCGAGACGCACCTGCTCGCGGCTGGTGCCATCAACCGCAACATCGCCGCCTTGGAAGAGTCCATCAAGGCGCTGGCAGTCAACCTGAAGAAGCGGTTGCCGCCGCCGGACCTCACCACGTCGCAGTTGCGCACGCGCTCCTGGTGGAGCGGTCCGGACGTCGTACTTCTGGTGGATGACTGGCACATGATCGTGGCGGCCAGCGGTATGGGGTCGCCGATGGCGCCATTGGCTCCGCTATTGCCGGCCGCTGCCGATATCGGTCTGCACATCATCGTGACGTGTCAGATGAGTCAGGCGCACCGTTCGACGATGGACAAGTTCGTCGGAACGGCCTACGGCGCCGGAACGCCGACGATGTTCCTCTCAGGCGAGAAATCGGAGTTCCCGTCGAGTGAGTTCAAACTGCGGCGCAGGCCCCCTGGCCAGGCACTTCTGGTCTCACCGGACGGTAAGGAGGTCATCCAGGCGGCCTATGTTGATCCGCCCGCGGAATAAGTGTAGGTGACCCCCCAAAACCCTCGGTAGTATCTGTTTCAGACGTTCAGCAACGCTAAACGCCCGCTGATCGGCAAAGGGGGAACGGGGGTTCCGTGGGGATCTTCATTTCGTTTCTGTGCCGTCCGCACAATTCCATACCGCGATCTTGAATTGGTAAGGAGAAAAGAAATGCAGCCTTTGCAGCACGAAGAGGGCGCAATCGGCGTCGGCACCCAGGTTGTCGCCAACGGTGCCCGTGGACTGGCGACCGGCACCACCACGCTGTCGGAGGCCAGCGCGCTGGTTCCCGCAGGTGCGGATGAGGTGTCGATGCAGGCCGCCATGGCTTTCGCCGTCGAAGGCGTCGAGGTCATGGGCATCAATGCCTTCGCTCAGGAAGAGCTGGCGCGCGCCGGCGCGGCGTACGTCGAGGCAGCGGCCATCTACGAGGCCGCCGACGTGGCCAGCGCCGCGACCTTGATCTAGTCGGTGCAAGACCGAATCGTCTGAGTCTGAGGACAGCAAGTTATGGTTGCCCTTCCCGCCATGCCGGCGATGTTCTACGGAGCGTTTCCGCCGGAGGTGAACACAGGCCGACTGATGGCCGGCGCAGGTCCTGCGCCGATGCTGCAGGCGGCCGCAGGGTGGGAGGCGTTGGCTGTCTCGCTCGAGGCGCAAGCGGCCGAGCTTGCGGCCAGCTTGACGGAGCTGAGCGCGAACTGGTCGGGGATGGCGAGTGAACGCGCCATCTCGGCAACCATGCCGATGGTGACGTGGTTGCACACCACGGCCATTCAGGCCCAGAAGCGCGCTATGCAGGCGTTGGCTCAGGCGGAGTCGTACACCTTGGCACTGACGACGACGCCGCAGTTGCCCGAGATCGAGATGAACCACGTCACGCACGGCGTGCTCGAGGCCACGAATTTCTTGGGCATCAATACGGTGCCCATCGGCTTCAATGAGGCGGACTACGCGCGCATGTGGGCGCTGGCGGGCTCGGTGATGGAGACATACCAGGCCGAGACCACCACGAACACGCTGTTCGAACCGATTCTGCCGGCCAAGCCCATTGTGATGCCGGGCGTCGCCGAGGCGACCTCGGCGGCCGTAATCGCGCAAACCGCGATGGGGGTGTCGGAGGCGGCGGTGCGCAACATGGTAATCGCGCAGGTCGCCGCACAGTCGGCGATCGAGGATGCGGCGCTGATGGCGGGAAATGCCGCGTCGCAGGCCAATTTCGCGGCAGGGCGCGCGCAGAATCAGGTGTCCAAAGCGGAGTCGGCGGTGCAACGCTCAAGTGAGCAGCAGGACAAAGGGCAGCAGGGCGCCCAGATGATGATGCAGGTGGTGTCACAGGTCGGTTCGCAGGCAGCACAGCTGCCACAGCAGCTCGGCCAGCTGATTACGCAGCCGGTTCAGCAGTTGAGCCAGCCGATGCAACAGGTGACGCAGATCTTCAGTCAGCTGGGCAGCAGCTTCGGTCAGAACAACGGGCCGCAGATCGGCTTGATGGGTGCGAGCCCGTTCTCCAACCATCCGCTGGCGGGTGGCTCGGGCGCGACATCGGGTGCCGGCTTGGTGCGCGCTGCCTCACTGCCCGGCATGGGCGGTTCCGCACCGCGGACGCCGCTGATGGCCTCGCTGGTCGGTGGCCTCGGCGGGCCCCCGACTGCTTCGCTCGAGGCGGGCGCGGCGGCGGGTGCGACGGGCGCAGGTAAGGCGCCGGTGAGCAGTGCTGGCGGGGCCGGCGGCGGAATGCCCGGGCGCAAAACAGAGAAGGGCGGAGGGACGAGGGAGGCCCTCAAAGCCCCCGGGGTTCTGGTTCAGGACCTCGACGACGATGACGACGACTGGTGAGTTGTCGCGTCACACAAAGGCTTTCCGGCCCAGGGGGGTCGGCAAGGACTCGCCATTCCCGTGGTGAGGACACAGGAAATAGAAAAGGTGATCCAGCATGACGAGCATGAATACAGATACCGAGGTCCTCGCCTCAGAGGCAGCGAACTTCGACCGTATCGCGGGCGAGCTGAACGGTGTCAAGACCCACGTCGACGCGGTGGCAGGCCAGTTGGCGACGCACATGAAGACGCCGGAGGCCGGCATGGCTGCGCAGGCCGCACTGACGCGGTTCGACGAGGCCATGACTCAGCAGCTCAAGGAGCTGGCCGACATCTCCGCCAACATCCAGACCGCGGGCGTGCAGTACGCCGCGGGCGACGCTGACAGCGCTTCTTCGCTGTCGAGCCAGATGCAGCTCTAGTCAGACGCTGCTCTACATCAACCACTGACTACAACGACTTAGAAGCGGAGAAGACAAATGGCACAGGAGTGGAATTTTGCCGGCATCGACGGTAGCGCGGGCGACCTGCACGGCGCCGTGAACACGACGCAGGGTCTGCTGGACGAGGGCAAGGCCTCGCTGGCGAAGCTGGCCTCCGTGTGGGGCGGCTCGGGTTCGGAGGCCTACCAGGCTGTCCAGCAGCGGTGGGACAACACCGCCATGGAGCTGAACAACGCGCTGCAGAGCCTCGGGCACGCCGTCAGCCAGGCCGGTGGCGACATGCAGTCCATCGAGCACGGCGTCACCGGCAGCTTCGGCTGAGCGATCCGCACGAGGCAGCGCGGGAGGTGGGCAGGTCGGCGTAGGGTCGACTCTGCCCACCTCATGTGCGTTACAGGTGTAATCCCCACACAATCGAGAGGTACTCATGTCCGCCGACTATGACCGGCTTTTCAACAACTCGCCGGGCCAGGCCGACAACGAGGAAGCCACGCGAACCGTCGACCATGCGACCCTTGCTGCCGCCGCGCAGATGTCTGCTTCCGCGGCCGCTGCCTCGGCTGCAGGGGCCGAATCGCCGTCGGGCCCGCCCGTTGCCGGCCAGCCACAGCAGCCGCCGGGCCTGGTCCCGCCGCCGCGGCCGTCCGAGGTGACGACTCAAATGCCGCCTACGCCACCGCAATTCATGCAGAACGGCCTCATGCGCTCGCCGCAGGGCGCGCCGATGGCCGGCGCGCAGTACGAGCAGCCGCAACACGCGCCGATGATGATGCCGCCCCCACCGCGGCACATGCAGCCGCCGCCGCAGCACTACGCCATGGATCCCCAGGCCGACATGCAGTGGACCGAGCAGCACATGCCGGATCAGACGTCGGCCGCCACCATCGGCGACCACCGCGCCATCGACGCGCTGTCTCACGTGGGCGTGCGGGCCGGGGTGAAGATGCCGTCGCAGCGTGGTTGGCGCCACGTGCTGTACCTGCTGACGCGCATCAACCTGGGCCTGTCGCCCGATGAGCTCTACGAGTTGGACCTCTACACCCGGATTCGACGTAATGCCCGCGACTCGTACCAGATCGGTGTGCTGGGGCTGAAGGGCGGCGTCGGCAAGACGGCCGTGACCGTCACCCTGGGCTCCGTCATGGCAAAGGTCCGCGGCGACCGAATCCTGGCTGTCGACGCCGATCCGGACGGCGGCAACCTGGCCGACCGGGCCGGCCGGCAGTCGGCCGCGACCATCTCGGATCTGTTGTCCGACAAGGAACTTGCGCGCTACAACGACATCCGCGCGTATACCAGCATGAACGCCTCCAACCTCGAGGTGCTGTCGTCGGCCGAGTACAGCGTCGCGCGCCGCGACTTCAACGAAGAGGACTGGTCGGCTGCGGTCAAGATCGTCTCGCAGTACTACAACCTGGTGCTCGCCGACTGCGGCGCCGGGTTGTTCCACCAGGCTTCGCGCGCGGTGCTTTCTACCGTGTCCGGTTTGGTAATCGTGGCCAGTGCCTCGATCGACGGTGCCCGCCAGGCTGCGGTGACAATGGACTGGTTGCGCCAGAACGGATATCAGGATCTCCTGGGCCGGGCGTGTGTGGTCATCAACCACGTGACGCCGGGCAAGACCAACATCGACGTCGACGACCTGGTGCAGCAGTTCGAGCGGCACGTGCCGGCCGGCCGCGTCGTCGTACTGCCGTGGGACAAGCACATCGCCGCCGGTTCCGACATCCAGTTCGACCTGCTTGGCAAGACCTACCAGCGGCGCATCACCGAACTGGCTGCGGCACTGTCCGACGACTTCGACAGGCTCGAGCGCCGGTGACCGCATCGGCCGGCCCCGCAACCGCTGCGCCCGCCGCGGCAGCTGACAATCCGACAAGGCAGTCGACCACCCGGGTCACCATCCTGACCGGTCGGCGCATGACCGACCTGGTGCTCCCGGCGTCGACGCCGATCGAGACCTACATCGACGAGACGGTCAACGTCCTCGCCGATCTGCTCGACGACACCCCGGCCGACGTGCTGGCCGGGTTCGACTTCAAGGCGCAGGGTGTCTGGGCGTTCGCGCGTCCGGGGTCGCCGCCGTTGAAGTCCACCGAGTCGCTCGACGACGCCGGGGTTGTCGACGGTGCCCTGCTGACCTTGGTGTCGGTGAGTCGGACCGAACGCTACCGGCCGCTGGTTGAGGACGTCATCGACGCCATGGCGGTGCTCGAAGAGTCCCCGGAGTTCGACGGCGCCGCGCTGAAACGGCTTGTCGGACTGGCCATCCCGGTCGCGACGCTCGCAGTCGCCGGTGCGTCGTTGTGGTCGTGGTCGCAGTCCGGCCACGGTTGGTGGTGGCCGGTCGCGCTCGGTCTGTTGGGCGCGCTGGTGTTGGGCGGCAGCTTCGTCGCCAAGAGCCGCTACGACAACGTGGATCTGTCCGAGAGTCTTCTCGTGGCGTCGTTGCCGCTGTTGGGTGGCGCGGCCGCATTGGCGGTTCCGCTACCTCGAGGCATCAACGACATGGGTGCGCCGCAGCTGGCCGGGGCGGCGGCGGTGATTCTGATCGTCGTGCTGGCGACCCGCGGCGGGCCGCGCAAGCGTGCCGTGGTGGCAGCTTTCCTGGCGGTCATCGCGGCCGCGGTGGCGGGCGCCGCCATCGCTTACGGATATGGCGGGGCGTCGTGGGTTCCCGCCGGTGCCGTCGCGCTCGGACTGATCGTCGTGACCAACGCGGCGAAGCTCACGGTCGCGGTGGCGCGGATCGCGCTGCCGCCGATCCCGGCCCCGGGTGAGGTCATCGCGAACGAGGAACTGCTGGATCCGGTTGCCGCGCACAGCGATGTCATCGACGAAGAGTCGGCGACATGGCGCGCGATCATCGATTCGGTGCCTGATTCCGCGGCTCGCCTGACCGAACGCAGCACGCTGGCACGACAGCTGTTGATCGGCTTCCTGAGCGCCGGTGTCACGGTGCTGACCTACGGCGCCATCGCGATCGTCGTGCAGGGACACTTCTTCGTGCACTCGCTGATCGTCGCGGGACTTGTGACGGTCATCTGCGGCTTCCGTTCGCGGCTGTATGCCGAACGGTGGTGCGGCTGGGCACTGTTGGCGGCGACGGTGGCCATCCCGACCGGCGTGATGATCAAGTTGGTCTCCTGGGATGCCGACAGCGCCTGGCTGGCGATCGTGCTGTACGTGGGGCTCGCGGTGGTCGCGCTGATCACGGTCGGCGCGACGGACGGCGTCGGCCGCGTGTCGCCGGTGACGAAGCGGATACTGGAGCTGACCGACGGTGCGGCGATTGCCGCGGTGATTCCGTTGCTGCTGTGGATCGCCGGTGTTTACGACAACATCCGGAACATCCGGTTCTGACGGGTCCGTTTGGGTCGCGCGGCCTGTGACACCGCCGCGCGACCGGCCTGTCGGCGCCCGTACCGTGTCTTGGGTAGTCAATTTCTAGGGAGTCCACGATATGTCCGAAAATCACGAGGCCGGCCCGGCGAGTGAGCAGCCGCCGACGGCCGGTGATCTCGAGGAGAAGACCCAGTTCGTCGATCGGTCGGCGTTCCAGTCGCCGACCGCAGCCGCTCCGGGGACGGGCGACCAGACCCAGGTCGTTCCCTCGACCGCAGCCGCCCCCGAGACGGGTGACCAGACTCAGGTCGTTCCGCCGACCGTCGCGGCCCCCCAGTGGCAGCCGCCGCAGCCTCCCGTCGCGCCGAACCCTTACGGCCAGCAGGTGCCGCCCGCGGCCCCGCAGTGGCAGCCGCCGCAGCCGGGCTATCAGCCGCCGCAGCAGCAGTTCGGCCAGCCCGGAGCGCCGGTGCCACCGCAGCCTGAGCAGCCGTGGAATCCGGCAGGTGCGCCCGTCCCGCCGCCCCCGCCCGGGTTCGGCGCTCCGACCTACGGTGCCCCCGGGTTCGGCGCTCCGGGTTTCGGTGCTCCGGTCCCGCCGGGATTCGGTCCGGGCGGCGCCCAGCCTGGTTTCGGCGCGCCCCAGCCCGGTGGCTACCCCGGCCCGGGCGGACCGCAGTTCGGCGGACCGGCCGGTCCGCAGCAGACGCCGGTCGACATGGCCAAGTCGCTGCTCACCAAGGGTGATTCGTTCATCTTCCGGTTGATGACGCGCGGTGTCCGCGGCGAGCTGATCCAGCAGCCGTGGTTCCAGAACATGCGGAACAACCCGCAGGGTTCCAACCAGTTCGTCTATCTCGGCTACGGCGGAGCGGTGCTGATCGGGTTGTTCCTGAGCCTGTTCGGTGGCATCGGATCGCTCATCGCCAGCGTGGTCTGGCTCGGGTTGGCCTACTGCTTCCTGGCCCTCGGCACGAAGCTGGCCGCGCAGTTCGTGGCCTACGGGATTTGCGGTGTGGGTGCCGTGGCAAGCCTGCTGGGTCTGTTGTTCGGCATCATCGGCCTGGCGGGAGTGAGCAGCAGCCCCTACATCAGCGGTAGCCTCACGGCGATGCTGATATTGGCTGTGGTGATCAACGGTGTCATCGCAGTTGTTCTGGGCTACATCGGAATTCAGGTCCACAAGGGTATTCAGAAGATCGCTACCGGTCAGTTCTGACGGCCCGATGATGAACGGTGCACCCTGACATCGGGGTGCACCGTTCGCTGTTCTGGAGCTGCCGGCAGGCCATAGTCTGGACCGAACGTCAGGGGGCACGATGACAGGCGATTTCGGATTGCGGGTGATACGCGGAACGGCGCTGCGACGTTCGGTGGCGGTATGCGCGGTGACGCTGCTCGCCGGTTGTGCGCCGACCGTCGCCGGCACCGCGGTGTCGCCTGTCAACGACCCCTTCCACGTCGCCGACCTCCCGGCCAAGGATGGTCCGAGTGGGTTGCGCGACAACGCGCCCGCAGCGGTCGGCAAGGTGCAGAACACCAACAACAGCGACGTCGACCGACTGGCGTTGCAGGCGATCAACGACATCGCCGAGTACTGGCAACACGACTACAGCGCATCGGGTTTGAAGGGCTCGTTCAAGCCCATCGAGAAGTTCCTGTCGTACGACGCTCGCGATCGGAACAGTCCGGAGGCGTGCGAAGAGGACACCGCCGGGCTGGTGAATGCCTTCTACTGCCCCAGTGAGAAGCTGATGGCCTGGGACCGCGGCATCATGGTGCCGACCGGGCGAAAGTACTTCGGCGACGTCTCAGTCGCCGGTCTGATCGGGCATGAGTACGGCCACGCGATCCAGTACATGGCGAAGCTGGTGACCCGCAGTACGCCCGTCATCGTCCGTGAACAACAGGCCGACTGCTTTGCCGGCGCGTATCTGCACTATGTCGCGGCCGGTGATTCCAAGCGGTTCATGATGAGCACCGGCGACGGCCTCAACCATGTGCTCGCCGGACTGATCACCGTCCGGGACCCAACGCTGGGGCCGCACGACGACGACATGCTCACCGACGGCCACGGCACCGCGCTGGACCGGGTCAGCGCGTTCCAGCAGGGCTTCACCGTCGGACCGCAAGCCTGCGCGGCCATCGATCTGAACGACATCAAACAGCGCCGCAAGGGCCTGCCGATGGAGCTCGAAGATGAGCCGACGGACGACGATCACCGGTCCGCCGACCTGCCCATCGACAAGGACACGATCGGCACCCTGGTCGAGTTGCTCGGGGTGATCTATTCCCCGAAGCAGCCCCCGAAGCTGACATACGGTCCGGCGAAATGCGATACCTCGCAAGGTGATTCGCCTGCTTCATACTGTCCGTCGACGAACACGATCTCGGTGAACCTGCCCGCCCTGCAACAGATCGGCACACCGGCTGACATGGCCGAGAAGACTCTGATCCAGGGCGACAACACGGCGTTCTCGATCGTCGTGTCGCGGTACATGATGGCGCTGGAGAACCAGCGTGGAGTCAAGCTGGACGACCCGACGGCCGCGTTACGCACAGCCTGCCTGACCGCGCAGGCCCAGCGTCAGATGGCCAAGCCGCATGACCTGCCCAGTGGTGCCAGCCTGCAGTTGACCGCCGGTGACCTGGACAAGGCCGTCGCCGGGCTGCTGACCAACGGATACGTCGCCACGGCGGTCGATGGGCAGGGTGTGCCGGCCGCGTTCACCCGGATCGCGGCGTTCCGGGCCGGGCTGGCCACCGACGACGAGGGCTGCTACAAGCGCTACCAGTGAGGAGAGTGCATTCGTGAGCTCCGTCCCGCCGCTCATCGTGACGCTCGGCGGCGCCATGTTCACCTTCCCGCCCGGCAAGGAGGTCACCGTCGGCCGCGGCGAGGCCTCGGACGTCAGAATTCCTGACGCCGGCCCTGGCGCCAAGCACGTGGTCTCCCGGTTGCATCTGATCATCAGGGTGGACCCCGGTGTCGGTCAGTGGGTGGCAATCGACAAGTCCCGCAACGGAATCTTCGCCAACCGGACCCGCGTGCCGTCGGCCGTCATCAGTGACGACCTCGTGCTGGCCGTCGGAGTTCCCGACGGGCCGCAGCTCCACTTCCGCACGGCCACCCAGGTCATTCCGGTCGCCAAGTACCGGCAGCCACCGGCGCAGACGGCGCCCCCGCGCCCGACGCAGCCGATCCCTCAACCGCCACGGCCGGTTCCGCAGCCGCCGCCTGCACCGCCGCGCCCGCCTGTGCCTGCTTCCCAACGCTCCTCGGGGCCGCCCACCGGCGCCGTCACCATCGGGCGGCATTCGACAGCGACCATCAGAGTCGACGATTCGCTGGCCTCCCGGATCCACGCCTACCTGATGCCCGCCCCGACCGGAACCCAGTTGTACGACAACGGTTCGGGCAACGGCACTTTCGTCAACGGTCACCGCGTCGAGGCGGTCACGCTGCGTCCCGGGGACGTCATCACCGTCGGCAACACCGACCTGGTGTTCACCGGCGGTACCGCGGTCCAGTCGCGGCAGACGGTTGCGACCGGTGGCATCGAGGTACGCCAGGTCGGCCTCGCCATCGAGGGCCACCAGCTGCTGACCAACGTGGCGTTCGACGCTCGGCCCGGCACTCTTACGGCGGTGATCGGCCCGTCGGGCGCAGGCAAGTCGACGTTGATCAGGCTGCTCGGCGGCGTCACCAAACCCACGTCCGGGCAGGTCACCTTCGACGGACACGACGTGCACGCACATTATGCGTCGTTGCGGTCGCGGATCGGCATGGTGCCCCAGGACGACGTCGTCCATCGGCAATTGACTGTCAGCCAGGCGTTGAACTATGCCGCCGAACTCCGGTTACCGCCCGACACGAGCAAGGATGATCGCCACGCGGTGGTGGAGCGGGTGCTCGCTGAGCTCGAGCTCACTGCACATCGCGACAAGAGAGTGGACAAGCTTTCGGGCGGGCAGCGCAAGCGCGCTTCGGTGGCGCTCGAATTGCTCACCGGCCCATCCCTTTTGATCCTCGACGAACCCACGTCAGGTTTGGACCCGGCGCTGGACCGACAGGTCATGCAGATGCTGCGCCGATTGGCCGATGCCGGGCGCACGGTGCTGGTGGTGACGCACTCGCTCACCTACCTGAACACGTGCGACCAGGTGCTGCTGCTTGCGCCCGGCGGCAAGACGGTCTACGCGGGGCCGCCGCAAGCGGTCGGATCAGCGATGGGTACCCAGGACTGGGCGGACATCTTCGCCTGGGTCTCGGCCAATCCCGACGCGGCGCATGCGGTGTTCCTGCAGAACAATCCAGCCGCCAACCGACCGGCCGCGCCGCCGGAACCCGCCGGCCCGCTCGGCGCCCCGGCCCGCACCAGTACCGGCCGTCAAATGCTCACCGTTGCGCGCCGGCAGTTGCAACTGATCTTCGCCGACCGGATCTACACCAGCTTCTTGTTGCTGCTGCCGTTCATCCTGGGCGCGATGTCGCTGATTGTGCCGGGGGACACCGGATTCGGGGTGGCCACGGTGGGCCACTCCCCCAATGAACCGAACCAGTTGCTCATCGTCGCCAACATCGCGGCAGTGTTCATGGGGACCGCGCTGACGATCCGTGA encodes the following:
- the eccCb gene encoding type VII secretion protein EccCb, with protein sequence MTNTEQRALREVVLNQLTTGESRAYKMWLPPLLDPMPVNELVERDQRAPLRFGLGIMDEPRRHKQEVWGIDTSAAGGNIAVGGAPQTGKSTFLQTLVLSAAATHSPRQVQFYCVDLGGGGLMYLEDLPHVGGVATRSEPDRVQRVVAEMKAVLRQRELTFKELRIGSIASYRQLREDPNHPASQDPFGDVYLIIDGWPAFIGEFPDLEPVVQDLAGQGLAFGVHVIISTPRWTELKSRVRDYLGTKVEFRLGDVNETQIDRITRDIPPNRPGRAVSMEKHHLMIGVPRMDGVHSADDLVPAITAAVDHIASLHTDMAPRVRVLPERIYLHELDPNPPGPENDYRTRWTVPVGVRESDLSVAYNHMYNTPHQLIFGAPKSGKTTIAHAVAEAICKRNSPDQVRFMLADFRSGLLDAVPETHLLAAGAINRNIAALEESIKALAVNLKKRLPPPDLTTSQLRTRSWWSGPDVVLLVDDWHMIVAASGMGSPMAPLAPLLPAAADIGLHIIVTCQMSQAHRSTMDKFVGTAYGAGTPTMFLSGEKSEFPSSEFKLRRRPPGQALLVSPDGKEVIQAAYVDPPAE
- a CDS encoding PE domain-containing protein, whose product is MQPLQHEEGAIGVGTQVVANGARGLATGTTTLSEASALVPAGADEVSMQAAMAFAVEGVEVMGINAFAQEELARAGAAYVEAAAIYEAADVASAATLI
- a CDS encoding PPE family protein, with amino-acid sequence MFYGAFPPEVNTGRLMAGAGPAPMLQAAAGWEALAVSLEAQAAELAASLTELSANWSGMASERAISATMPMVTWLHTTAIQAQKRAMQALAQAESYTLALTTTPQLPEIEMNHVTHGVLEATNFLGINTVPIGFNEADYARMWALAGSVMETYQAETTTNTLFEPILPAKPIVMPGVAEATSAAVIAQTAMGVSEAAVRNMVIAQVAAQSAIEDAALMAGNAASQANFAAGRAQNQVSKAESAVQRSSEQQDKGQQGAQMMMQVVSQVGSQAAQLPQQLGQLITQPVQQLSQPMQQVTQIFSQLGSSFGQNNGPQIGLMGASPFSNHPLAGGSGATSGAGLVRAASLPGMGGSAPRTPLMASLVGGLGGPPTASLEAGAAAGATGAGKAPVSSAGGAGGGMPGRKTEKGGGTREALKAPGVLVQDLDDDDDDW
- a CDS encoding WXG100 family type VII secretion target, with protein sequence MTSMNTDTEVLASEAANFDRIAGELNGVKTHVDAVAGQLATHMKTPEAGMAAQAALTRFDEAMTQQLKELADISANIQTAGVQYAAGDADSASSLSSQMQL
- a CDS encoding WXG100 family type VII secretion target encodes the protein MAQEWNFAGIDGSAGDLHGAVNTTQGLLDEGKASLAKLASVWGGSGSEAYQAVQQRWDNTAMELNNALQSLGHAVSQAGGDMQSIEHGVTGSFG
- a CDS encoding MinD/ParA family ATP-binding protein; translated protein: MSADYDRLFNNSPGQADNEEATRTVDHATLAAAAQMSASAAAASAAGAESPSGPPVAGQPQQPPGLVPPPRPSEVTTQMPPTPPQFMQNGLMRSPQGAPMAGAQYEQPQHAPMMMPPPPRHMQPPPQHYAMDPQADMQWTEQHMPDQTSAATIGDHRAIDALSHVGVRAGVKMPSQRGWRHVLYLLTRINLGLSPDELYELDLYTRIRRNARDSYQIGVLGLKGGVGKTAVTVTLGSVMAKVRGDRILAVDADPDGGNLADRAGRQSAATISDLLSDKELARYNDIRAYTSMNASNLEVLSSAEYSVARRDFNEEDWSAAVKIVSQYYNLVLADCGAGLFHQASRAVLSTVSGLVIVASASIDGARQAAVTMDWLRQNGYQDLLGRACVVINHVTPGKTNIDVDDLVQQFERHVPAGRVVVLPWDKHIAAGSDIQFDLLGKTYQRRITELAAALSDDFDRLERR
- the eccD gene encoding type VII secretion integral membrane protein EccD, encoding MTASAGPATAAPAAAADNPTRQSTTRVTILTGRRMTDLVLPASTPIETYIDETVNVLADLLDDTPADVLAGFDFKAQGVWAFARPGSPPLKSTESLDDAGVVDGALLTLVSVSRTERYRPLVEDVIDAMAVLEESPEFDGAALKRLVGLAIPVATLAVAGASLWSWSQSGHGWWWPVALGLLGALVLGGSFVAKSRYDNVDLSESLLVASLPLLGGAAALAVPLPRGINDMGAPQLAGAAAVILIVVLATRGGPRKRAVVAAFLAVIAAAVAGAAIAYGYGGASWVPAGAVALGLIVVTNAAKLTVAVARIALPPIPAPGEVIANEELLDPVAAHSDVIDEESATWRAIIDSVPDSAARLTERSTLARQLLIGFLSAGVTVLTYGAIAIVVQGHFFVHSLIVAGLVTVICGFRSRLYAERWCGWALLAATVAIPTGVMIKLVSWDADSAWLAIVLYVGLAVVALITVGATDGVGRVSPVTKRILELTDGAAIAAVIPLLLWIAGVYDNIRNIRF
- a CDS encoding neutral zinc metallopeptidase — protein: MTGDFGLRVIRGTALRRSVAVCAVTLLAGCAPTVAGTAVSPVNDPFHVADLPAKDGPSGLRDNAPAAVGKVQNTNNSDVDRLALQAINDIAEYWQHDYSASGLKGSFKPIEKFLSYDARDRNSPEACEEDTAGLVNAFYCPSEKLMAWDRGIMVPTGRKYFGDVSVAGLIGHEYGHAIQYMAKLVTRSTPVIVREQQADCFAGAYLHYVAAGDSKRFMMSTGDGLNHVLAGLITVRDPTLGPHDDDMLTDGHGTALDRVSAFQQGFTVGPQACAAIDLNDIKQRRKGLPMELEDEPTDDDHRSADLPIDKDTIGTLVELLGVIYSPKQPPKLTYGPAKCDTSQGDSPASYCPSTNTISVNLPALQQIGTPADMAEKTLIQGDNTAFSIVVSRYMMALENQRGVKLDDPTAALRTACLTAQAQRQMAKPHDLPSGASLQLTAGDLDKAVAGLLTNGYVATAVDGQGVPAAFTRIAAFRAGLATDDEGCYKRYQ
- a CDS encoding ATP-binding cassette domain-containing protein, with the translated sequence MFTFPPGKEVTVGRGEASDVRIPDAGPGAKHVVSRLHLIIRVDPGVGQWVAIDKSRNGIFANRTRVPSAVISDDLVLAVGVPDGPQLHFRTATQVIPVAKYRQPPAQTAPPRPTQPIPQPPRPVPQPPPAPPRPPVPASQRSSGPPTGAVTIGRHSTATIRVDDSLASRIHAYLMPAPTGTQLYDNGSGNGTFVNGHRVEAVTLRPGDVITVGNTDLVFTGGTAVQSRQTVATGGIEVRQVGLAIEGHQLLTNVAFDARPGTLTAVIGPSGAGKSTLIRLLGGVTKPTSGQVTFDGHDVHAHYASLRSRIGMVPQDDVVHRQLTVSQALNYAAELRLPPDTSKDDRHAVVERVLAELELTAHRDKRVDKLSGGQRKRASVALELLTGPSLLILDEPTSGLDPALDRQVMQMLRRLADAGRTVLVVTHSLTYLNTCDQVLLLAPGGKTVYAGPPQAVGSAMGTQDWADIFAWVSANPDAAHAVFLQNNPAANRPAAPPEPAGPLGAPARTSTGRQMLTVARRQLQLIFADRIYTSFLLLLPFILGAMSLIVPGDTGFGVATVGHSPNEPNQLLIVANIAAVFMGTALTIRDLVGERTIFRREQAVGLSAAAYLSAKIVVYSVFTAIQTAIVVAIVVIGKGAPTQGALLLGSPTLDFYVSLTVAAIVSAILGLLLSSLARSSEQILPMLVVVIMLSIVFSGGMIPVTGRVGLDQASWFLPGRWGFAASASVVDLLKIAPLMSVDDQLWHHELRWWALDIGVLVLLGAVAGFVVYRRLRLPGGGAESGAPKAAMIVGAVVLAVGFVAGMTYLTRDSGNRPTQPTAPAAVPKAAPPGHRIDLANLLPDGKAVSVVMQSPPMATATIVTAETPRGGTATPPPCAGVADAGSATTVVPGFTGMSGMELHNPADPNAWVVAYAIGYPGPQAAERIPAAAMWAGCANTAITFAADGRPPRQLVVGAVTSDKGTVTAEFTEPGRSCQHVLTTKADVVVDVLACSPGGGTQAAELAKQIADKVS